A section of the Paenibacillus yonginensis genome encodes:
- a CDS encoding methyl-accepting chemotaxis protein, whose protein sequence is MKVRLGEFRKGSLSLKLKLIALLLVLTVIPVVLVATISTRLYSGILVKEIRQQQAIIASTNASQLNDLLQSKVAALESMAEQYRDVFLQGNSQTVVAQLKMMKAMNPDVISYAFSDGQGHLVNESSKTFDISQYDNFKRIQKEKNVGISDITQDLETKQNIIIIDYPLLGDASELVGVIQAVVSPGQILEQLNRNKMSETSSAFLLSKTGTYLAYPEADRIGKNVKDFESPAAVAIFEHDILRNQQGSTTYKTQDGTSEMASYTQVGLTGWRVVAAGEESDLMKDARHSEQFGYIFIMVCALVIAVISYFTASYILRPVYVLIRLMKKASGGDLTERLPVKGRDEMEQLKEHTNLMLDSFTLTLKKLGEAVQHTAASSKQLTAISLDSLSATEQTARAVAQMTKGSEVQVEGSEQSASAMEEMSIGIQRIAESSSIVNERTMHVQEQISQGDQVVQAAVVQIASVSQAADRSAAMIEKLESHSSEIDQIVRYISEIAQQTNLLSLNASIEAARAGEHGRGFAVVADEVKKLAEQTARSTGTIADIMSQIRDAAAETSNSITAEREEVSKSVAQIEQVGNVFATIVHAVSEVSNQINEVSAATQQLSASTEEVSASMQEMVSISRGALEELSGISAKAEEQHRYMETISASSESLSLMAFELEELVAKFKTSQI, encoded by the coding sequence ATGAAGGTTAGGTTGGGAGAGTTCAGAAAGGGATCGCTGTCGTTAAAGCTCAAGCTGATTGCGCTCCTTCTCGTCCTGACGGTTATCCCCGTCGTGCTTGTCGCTACAATTTCTACCCGTCTCTATTCGGGCATTCTGGTGAAGGAGATCCGGCAGCAGCAGGCGATTATCGCGTCTACCAACGCAAGTCAGCTTAATGATCTGCTGCAGTCAAAGGTAGCCGCTCTGGAATCCATGGCGGAGCAGTACCGGGATGTTTTTCTGCAGGGGAATTCACAGACGGTCGTAGCTCAGCTGAAAATGATGAAAGCGATGAACCCGGACGTGATTTCCTATGCTTTTTCGGATGGACAAGGGCATTTGGTCAATGAATCCTCCAAAACGTTTGATATATCGCAATATGATAATTTTAAGCGAATCCAGAAAGAGAAGAACGTCGGCATTTCTGATATTACGCAGGATCTTGAAACGAAACAGAACATCATTATTATCGACTACCCTCTGCTGGGGGACGCCAGCGAACTCGTGGGTGTTATCCAGGCTGTGGTGAGTCCGGGTCAAATCCTGGAGCAGCTTAATCGCAATAAAATGAGCGAGACGAGCAGCGCTTTCCTGCTGTCCAAGACGGGTACATACCTTGCTTATCCGGAAGCGGACCGGATCGGCAAAAACGTAAAGGATTTCGAATCCCCCGCAGCTGTAGCTATTTTTGAGCATGACATTCTAAGGAACCAGCAAGGAAGTACAACCTACAAAACACAAGATGGAACCTCTGAAATGGCCTCCTATACTCAGGTCGGATTAACCGGCTGGCGGGTGGTGGCCGCAGGGGAAGAAAGCGATTTGATGAAGGACGCCCGGCACTCGGAGCAGTTTGGTTATATTTTTATTATGGTGTGCGCCCTGGTCATAGCCGTGATCTCTTATTTCACAGCGAGCTATATTCTCCGCCCAGTTTATGTGCTGATCCGGCTCATGAAGAAGGCTTCTGGCGGCGACCTGACCGAACGGCTTCCGGTTAAAGGCCGGGATGAAATGGAGCAGCTCAAGGAGCATACCAATCTGATGCTGGATTCGTTCACGCTGACCCTGAAGAAGCTGGGGGAAGCCGTTCAGCATACGGCCGCATCCTCTAAGCAGCTAACGGCAATTTCACTGGATTCCTTGAGCGCCACGGAGCAAACCGCCCGCGCCGTCGCTCAAATGACGAAGGGCTCCGAAGTGCAGGTTGAAGGCTCTGAACAATCGGCATCCGCGATGGAGGAAATGTCGATCGGTATCCAGCGGATCGCTGAATCCTCCAGCATTGTAAACGAAAGAACCATGCACGTTCAGGAGCAAATTTCGCAGGGGGATCAGGTCGTACAGGCCGCGGTCGTCCAGATCGCCAGCGTCAGCCAGGCCGCCGACCGTTCAGCAGCTATGATTGAGAAGCTGGAGTCGCACTCCTCGGAGATCGATCAGATTGTCCGATACATCTCGGAGATTGCACAGCAGACTAATCTGTTGTCCCTCAACGCCTCTATTGAGGCTGCCCGCGCCGGAGAGCACGGCCGAGGTTTTGCAGTCGTCGCCGACGAGGTGAAGAAGCTCGCCGAACAAACCGCGCGGTCGACCGGAACGATTGCGGACATCATGTCGCAAATCCGCGATGCTGCGGCCGAGACTTCCAATTCCATTACGGCAGAAAGAGAAGAGGTATCCAAGAGCGTTGCTCAGATCGAGCAGGTAGGCAATGTCTTCGCCACTATCGTTCACGCCGTAAGCGAAGTGTCCAATCAGATCAACGAAGTCTCTGCGGCTACCCAGCAGCTTTCAGCCAGCACCGAGGAGGTTTCGGCCTCCATGCAGGAAATGGTCAGCATTTCAAGAGGCGCGCTGGAAGAGCTGAGCGGCATTTCCGCCAAAGCGGAAGAACAGCACCGCTACATGGAGACAATTTCCGCTTCCTCCGAGTCGCTCAGTTTAATGGCTTTCGAATTGGAAGAACTGGTGGCAAAATTTAAGACTAGTCAAATCTAG